A genomic region of Pseudomonadota bacterium contains the following coding sequences:
- a CDS encoding amidase: MDKYPNKLSLSEAASAIAVGSLSSEELVQSCIDRIEERENAVQAWAYFDPELALDQARRRDNAKPDGPLHGVPIGVKDIIDTMDMPTEYNSPIYKNHRPSIDAACVARLRQAGAIIMGKTVTTEFASSYPGPTRNPINTAHTPGGSSQGSAAAVADFMVQGALGTQTGGSVIRPNAYCGTVGYKPPYNTYDKAGVKPLAPIMDTVGLMVRSILDVGILSSALSGLKPAKLITDNAPNLLLHRTGQWDAAEDYIKVLIEDCAKIFSSAGAQVRDHAFVQPYDNLQAAQRVVMAVEACREFKEEWMNHQDLLSKPFQDLMLRGFETTPEERGEAEGLLKYGRGNLSEIFTEGEILLTPGAPGEAPKGIGSTGDSIFNRAWTFLGVACLYLPVTNGPNGLPIGIQLIDPHNNEARLLSAGVWCAKKLGLDAII, from the coding sequence GTGGATAAATATCCTAATAAATTATCATTGAGCGAAGCCGCTTCGGCTATTGCGGTAGGAAGTCTTTCATCAGAAGAACTAGTGCAATCTTGCATAGATCGAATAGAGGAGCGAGAGAATGCGGTTCAAGCATGGGCATATTTCGACCCTGAACTTGCGCTAGATCAAGCGAGGAGGCGAGATAACGCAAAGCCTGATGGACCACTACACGGTGTGCCGATCGGGGTGAAGGATATTATCGACACCATGGATATGCCCACCGAATATAACTCACCTATTTACAAAAACCACAGACCATCTATTGATGCAGCATGTGTCGCCAGACTGCGTCAAGCCGGCGCAATAATTATGGGTAAAACCGTGACTACGGAGTTCGCCTCGAGCTACCCAGGACCAACCCGTAATCCTATCAATACAGCCCATACCCCCGGCGGTTCCTCCCAAGGATCTGCTGCTGCAGTGGCTGACTTTATGGTGCAAGGTGCATTAGGCACACAAACCGGCGGTTCGGTAATTCGCCCCAATGCCTATTGTGGCACAGTCGGTTACAAGCCACCTTACAATACTTACGATAAAGCCGGGGTCAAACCTCTCGCTCCCATTATGGACACAGTCGGCTTGATGGTTCGTAGCATTTTGGATGTCGGAATACTCTCCAGCGCTCTTTCTGGATTGAAACCAGCAAAGTTAATAACCGATAATGCGCCGAATTTGCTTTTACATCGAACAGGCCAATGGGATGCTGCAGAAGACTATATCAAGGTACTGATTGAAGATTGTGCCAAAATTTTTTCTTCTGCTGGCGCACAGGTTCGTGATCACGCTTTTGTTCAACCCTATGATAACCTACAAGCCGCTCAGAGAGTAGTTATGGCAGTAGAAGCCTGTCGGGAGTTCAAGGAAGAATGGATGAACCATCAAGACTTGTTGAGCAAACCATTTCAGGATTTGATGCTACGCGGTTTCGAGACAACTCCTGAGGAGCGAGGGGAAGCTGAGGGTTTACTCAAATATGGACGAGGGAACTTGTCTGAAATATTTACAGAAGGTGAAATTTTACTTACTCCAGGTGCGCCTGGCGAGGCACCGAAAGGTATAGGATCCACAGGTGATTCAATTTTTAACAGGGCTTGGACTTTTTTAGGCGTAGCATGTCTCTATTTGCCGGTTACCAATGGTCCGAATGGTCTGCCAATTGGGATACAATTGATAGACCCTCACAACAACGAAGCTCGTTTACTTTCCGCTGGGGTTTGGTGTGCTAAGAAACTTGGGCTAGATGCAATTATTTGA